The DNA window AAAACTTTTTTCCTTCTCATTTCGGATGTAGCTTCCGTCTCTGTGCATTTTAAATCGTTGTCCGGGAGAATACTTATACACTCTGAACATTTCATTAAAATTTAAAAGCGAAAGGCCTTCATGATAGTCTGGAAGAAATCCTGCTGCTCTTTCGAAGAGGTCTTCCGCTAAATGATTATCAAAAATCATCAGACGGTCATTATTTCTGACTCCTTTATTCATCTTCTGCTGCCCTTGAACGCCAACTTTTGCCTCCTCAAAACCTTTTTCCATGGAAAGACTAACGTATTGATCACATTCACTTTCAGTCAGGAAATCTTCGATCATAAATATCTGTGGGTGCAATTCAACTTTTTCCATAATTAATATTTTGTGTTTGGTTATTGTGTTTTTACCCTCTCAATTCATCCCGTACTTCCATCAAAGCAAACCCTAACAGGTTCTCTCCGTTCCATAGTAAAGGATTGTCTGCTCTTGTATCTGTTTCCAACATTCCGATTCCCCAAATTTTGTCGTACGGACTGGCTTCTACTAAAATTTTATCACCGGTTGACAAAAGAAAGTCTTTGAATTTCTGATTCTGAGAAAATTTTAAAAGATTTCCGTTTTTTACAATTTGATATTTATACTCATCCCATTTCTTAGGATCAAAATTTTTAACTTTTCTTCCTAAGCTTTTTGCCAGATTGGGAGTACTTGCCTGCAAAATTTCTTTCAACGTTTCAACATCATTAAATAAATTTGCTTTCCCCGCCATCATATAATGCTCAGCTGTTTTATATACTACTCCATTTTCTTCAATCCTTCCCGGAAACCATTGGCTGAAACAGGATTTGGTAATCTCATCTTTTGCTGAATGACCCCAGAAAAACAGAAACTTGATTCTTTCCTTTTTCTGAAATCTTTCTTTTGTATTTTGTAAGGTGTAGTTCATTATTGCGTTATTTTTACACAAATTTAAAAGAATATCATTTTACCAACCAAATTTATTTGTGTTAATTTTACACTAATGAACTTAATCAGTTGATTATCAATATAAAAAAATTAATCTGTAAAATACTATGATTTCTAATGTCCGGTAATTATGGCAGGTATGAAGAACTTTCGGTTAAAGCCAATGAGGGGTAATGTTATAAAAAAAACGGGTTAAAGCCCGTTGTAATTAAATATTTTTTAGAAGATCATCTATTGTAACAGCAGTTACTATCAAGGTATTTGTGCTATTCGTGTTTAAACAGTTATTTAATCTCGAAATAAAAGCCTTGTTCTTCCAGTTCCTTATATTTTTCCTGATTGAACGTAAAGAGTTTTCCGGGTCTTCCGCTGCCTTCTTTCTTTATGTTATTCGTTTCATTAAGTAATCCGTAGCTCATGATTTTTTTTCTGAAATTTCTGCGGTCAATTTCCTGACCTACAATTGTTTTATAGAGATTTTCAAGATCTGAAAACGGAAATTCTTCATTGAGGAGATTAAAACCGATTGGCTGATACTGAATTTTTGTGCGAAGTCTTTTTAAAGCAATGTCGATGATATTTTTATGGTCAAATGCCACTGCCGGAAGTTGGTTTACGCTAAACCACTGTGCATCGTCTGCATCAGAATCGGCGAAGAGTTCATGATAAGAAGGGTTTACAAGGCCTAAATACGCCACGGAAACCACTCTGTTTCTGGGATCCCTGCCCACATTACCAAAAGTATAAAGTTGCTCTAAAAAATCGGGCTTTATACCGGCTTCTTCATGCAGTTCTCTTT is part of the Chryseobacterium lactis genome and encodes:
- a CDS encoding NADAR family protein, which gives rise to MNYTLQNTKERFQKKERIKFLFFWGHSAKDEITKSCFSQWFPGRIEENGVVYKTAEHYMMAGKANLFNDVETLKEILQASTPNLAKSLGRKVKNFDPKKWDEYKYQIVKNGNLLKFSQNQKFKDFLLSTGDKILVEASPYDKIWGIGMLETDTRADNPLLWNGENLLGFALMEVRDELRG
- a CDS encoding 2OG-Fe(II) oxygenase — translated: MEKVELHPQIFMIEDFLTESECDQYVSLSMEKGFEEAKVGVQGQQKMNKGVRNNDRLMIFDNHLAEDLFERAAGFLPDYHEGLSLLNFNEMFRVYKYSPGQRFKMHRDGSYIRNEKEKSFYTFLIYLNDDFEGGETEFENLFTITPKKGTALVFCHPLRHEGKTLLTGFKYVLRTDIMYSF
- a CDS encoding NUDIX hydrolase; translated protein: MESPKKLQDIKVAVDAVIFGYFDKKDLQILLIKRNIEPFKGGWALPGGLVLDDENLDDAVKRELHEEAGIKPDFLEQLYTFGNVGRDPRNRVVSVAYLGLVNPSYHELFADSDADDAQWFSVNQLPAVAFDHKNIIDIALKRLRTKIQYQPIGFNLLNEEFPFSDLENLYKTIVGQEIDRRNFRKKIMSYGLLNETNNIKKEGSGRPGKLFTFNQEKYKELEEQGFYFEIK